A portion of the Pseudophryne corroboree isolate aPseCor3 chromosome 3 unlocalized genomic scaffold, aPseCor3.hap2 SUPER_3_unloc_57, whole genome shotgun sequence genome contains these proteins:
- the LOC134984473 gene encoding gastrula zinc finger protein XlCGF57.1-like isoform X2 codes for MGEYIEEHRGLYKDMIMENHRPLTSLDGPSNRDTPERCPRPLYSQDCTGENHRIPQEDQVEDLSDIKAEDIEGEEETYVTDIKAEDTKGEEETYVTDIKAEDTEGEEETYVTDIKAEDIEGGEETYVTDIKAEDTEGEEETYVTDVKAEDIEGEEETYVTDIKAEDIEGEEETYVRGDQQCKEEEITTDISTDGHTSRNISGGHLMLSPDCEIKDNDSRQDSPGTNPITLIIHPALSADPPDPGECSPDHSDIGASVTALTVDTAFPCSIDAKCFPQNTKALNPQTGKAGERPFLCSECGKCFTYKSALVIHQRSHTGERPFPCSECGKCFAHKSDLVKHQRCHTGEKPFPCSECAKCFAHKSDLVTHQRSHTGEKPFSCSECAKCYAHKSDLVAHRRSHTGEKPFSCSECGKCFAHKSHLVTHQRSHTGEKPFSCSDCGKCFTQQSNLITHQRSHTGEKPFPCSECGKCFTLKSNLVTHQKSHTSEKPFSCSECGKCFTLKSEHVTHQRSHTGEKPFSCSECGKCFAHKSKLVTHQRSHTGEKPFSCFECRKCFTQQSNLITHQRSHTGEKPFPCSECGKCFTLKSNLVTHQRSHTSERSYPCSECEK; via the exons atgggggagtatatagaggagcacaggggtctgtacaaggacatgataatggagaatcaccggcccctcacatcactgg atggacccagtaacagagataccccagagagatgtccccgtcctctgtattcccaggactgtacaggggagaatcacaggatcccacaggaggatcag GTAGAAGATCTGtcagatataaaggcagaagatatagagggagaagaagagacgtatgtgactgatataaaggcagaagatacaaagggagaagaagagacgtatgtgactgatataaaggcagaagatacagagggagaagaagagacgtatgtgactgatataaaggcagaagatatagagggaggagaagagacgtatgtgactgatataaaggcagaagatacagagggagaagaagagacgtatgtgactgatgtgaaggcagaagatatagagggagaagaagagacgtatgtgactgatataaaggcagaagatatagagggagaagaagagacgtatgtgaggggtgatcagcagtgtaaggaggaggagatcactacagatatcagcacag atggacacacaagcaggaatatctcaggaggacatctaatgttatccccggattgtgaaataaaagataatgacagcagacaggattctccaggaactAACCCCATTACcctaattatacatccagctctatcagctgatccccctgatcctggggaatgttctcctgatcactctgatattggtgcatctgttacagctctgacagtagacacagcgtttccctgttctatagatgccaaatgttttccaCAGAACACAAAGGCTCTTAACCcacagacaggtaaggcaggtgagaggccatttctatgttccgagtgtgggaaatgttttacatacaaatcagctcttgttatacatcagcgaagtcacacaggtgagaggccatttccatgttctgagtgtgggaaatgttttgcacataaatcagatcttgttaaacatcagagatgtcacacaggtgagaaaccatttccatgttctgagtgtgcaaaatgttttgcacataaatcagatcttgttacacatcagagaagtcacacaggtgaaaaaccattttcatgttctgagtgtgcgaAATGTTATgcacataaatcagatcttgttgcacatcggagaagtcacacaggtgagaagccattttcatgttctgaatgtgggaaatgttttgcacataaatcacatcttgttacacatcagagaagtcacacaggtgagaaaccattttcatgttctgattgtgggaaatgttttacacagcaatcaaatctgattacacatcagagaagtcacacaggtgagaaaccatttccatgttctgagtgtgggaaatgttttacactgaaatcaaatcttgttacacatcagaaaagtcacacaagtgagaaaccattttcatgttctgaatgtgggaaatgttttacactgaaatcagaacatgttacacatcagagaagtcacacaggtgagaaaccattttcatgttctgaatgtgggaaatgttttgcacataaatcaaaacttgttacacatcagagaagtcacacaggtgagaaaccattttcatgttttgAGTgtcggaaatgttttacacagcaatcaaatctgattacacatcagagaagtcacacaggtgagaaaccatttccatgttctgagtgtggaaaatgttttacactgaaatcaaatcttgttacacatcagagaagtcacacaagtgagaggtcatatccatgctctgagtgtgagaagtAA
- the LOC134984473 gene encoding gastrula zinc finger protein XlCGF57.1-like isoform X1 — MGEYIEEHRGLYKDMIMENHRPLTSLDGPSNRDTPERCPRPLYSQDCTGENHRIPQEDQVEDLSDIKAEDIEGEEETYVTDIKAEDTKGEEETYVTDIKAEDTEGEEETYVTDIKAEDIEGGEETYVTDIKAEDTEGEEETYVTDVKAEDIEGEEETYVTDIKAEDIEGEEETYVRGDQQCKEEEITTDISTADGHTSRNISGGHLMLSPDCEIKDNDSRQDSPGTNPITLIIHPALSADPPDPGECSPDHSDIGASVTALTVDTAFPCSIDAKCFPQNTKALNPQTGKAGERPFLCSECGKCFTYKSALVIHQRSHTGERPFPCSECGKCFAHKSDLVKHQRCHTGEKPFPCSECAKCFAHKSDLVTHQRSHTGEKPFSCSECAKCYAHKSDLVAHRRSHTGEKPFSCSECGKCFAHKSHLVTHQRSHTGEKPFSCSDCGKCFTQQSNLITHQRSHTGEKPFPCSECGKCFTLKSNLVTHQKSHTSEKPFSCSECGKCFTLKSEHVTHQRSHTGEKPFSCSECGKCFAHKSKLVTHQRSHTGEKPFSCFECRKCFTQQSNLITHQRSHTGEKPFPCSECGKCFTLKSNLVTHQRSHTSERSYPCSECEK, encoded by the exons atgggggagtatatagaggagcacaggggtctgtacaaggacatgataatggagaatcaccggcccctcacatcactgg atggacccagtaacagagataccccagagagatgtccccgtcctctgtattcccaggactgtacaggggagaatcacaggatcccacaggaggatcag GTAGAAGATCTGtcagatataaaggcagaagatatagagggagaagaagagacgtatgtgactgatataaaggcagaagatacaaagggagaagaagagacgtatgtgactgatataaaggcagaagatacagagggagaagaagagacgtatgtgactgatataaaggcagaagatatagagggaggagaagagacgtatgtgactgatataaaggcagaagatacagagggagaagaagagacgtatgtgactgatgtgaaggcagaagatatagagggagaagaagagacgtatgtgactgatataaaggcagaagatatagagggagaagaagagacgtatgtgaggggtgatcagcagtgtaaggaggaggagatcactacagatatcagcacag cagatggacacacaagcaggaatatctcaggaggacatctaatgttatccccggattgtgaaataaaagataatgacagcagacaggattctccaggaactAACCCCATTACcctaattatacatccagctctatcagctgatccccctgatcctggggaatgttctcctgatcactctgatattggtgcatctgttacagctctgacagtagacacagcgtttccctgttctatagatgccaaatgttttccaCAGAACACAAAGGCTCTTAACCcacagacaggtaaggcaggtgagaggccatttctatgttccgagtgtgggaaatgttttacatacaaatcagctcttgttatacatcagcgaagtcacacaggtgagaggccatttccatgttctgagtgtgggaaatgttttgcacataaatcagatcttgttaaacatcagagatgtcacacaggtgagaaaccatttccatgttctgagtgtgcaaaatgttttgcacataaatcagatcttgttacacatcagagaagtcacacaggtgaaaaaccattttcatgttctgagtgtgcgaAATGTTATgcacataaatcagatcttgttgcacatcggagaagtcacacaggtgagaagccattttcatgttctgaatgtgggaaatgttttgcacataaatcacatcttgttacacatcagagaagtcacacaggtgagaaaccattttcatgttctgattgtgggaaatgttttacacagcaatcaaatctgattacacatcagagaagtcacacaggtgagaaaccatttccatgttctgagtgtgggaaatgttttacactgaaatcaaatcttgttacacatcagaaaagtcacacaagtgagaaaccattttcatgttctgaatgtgggaaatgttttacactgaaatcagaacatgttacacatcagagaagtcacacaggtgagaaaccattttcatgttctgaatgtgggaaatgttttgcacataaatcaaaacttgttacacatcagagaagtcacacaggtgagaaaccattttcatgttttgAGTgtcggaaatgttttacacagcaatcaaatctgattacacatcagagaagtcacacaggtgagaaaccatttccatgttctgagtgtggaaaatgttttacactgaaatcaaatcttgttacacatcagagaagtcacacaagtgagaggtcatatccatgctctgagtgtgagaagtAA